Proteins found in one Paludisphaera rhizosphaerae genomic segment:
- the glpK gene encoding glycerol kinase GlpK: MARDHLLVIDQGTTSTRVIVYDLNLRPVGHGQEEIPPSYPRSGWVEHDARTVVASVGAEVTTALLNARVRAEQIAAIGITNQRETTIVWDRASGEPIAPALVWQDRRTAEACNRLRDQESWISRKTGLVIDPYFSATKIAWLLDNVDGARRKAEAGELAAGTVDTLLIRHLTGGEHLTDSTNASRTLLMDLETDQWSDELCEVFGVPRRLLPEIRPSAGDFGRTKGLDYLPDGIPITGVAGDQQSSLMGQGCVREGQAKCTYGTGAFLLAHTGSRIIPSAHGLLTTRAATIRDEPAQYALEGSVFIAGAAVQWFRDGLKVIHSAPEIGDLALKGDPESEVVFVPAFTGLGSPHWQPAARGTLYGLTRATTLADIARAALEGVAFQVADLIKAIEEDLKEKLPGLNVDGGMSRSDAFLGFQADVLGRPVRRSPETESTALGAALLAGLGAGVWPDREAALALLASGGKTFDPTRDDKWRNKALERWRKAVATTREHYTLGAD, encoded by the coding sequence ATGGCTCGCGACCACCTGCTCGTCATCGATCAAGGAACGACCAGCACGCGCGTGATCGTCTACGATCTGAATCTCCGTCCCGTCGGGCATGGGCAGGAGGAGATCCCGCCCTCGTATCCGCGATCAGGATGGGTCGAACACGACGCGAGAACCGTCGTTGCCTCGGTCGGCGCCGAAGTCACCACCGCGTTGCTCAACGCCCGCGTGCGAGCCGAGCAGATCGCGGCCATCGGCATCACCAACCAGCGCGAGACGACCATCGTCTGGGATCGGGCCAGCGGAGAGCCGATCGCCCCCGCTTTGGTCTGGCAGGACCGCCGGACCGCAGAAGCCTGCAACCGGCTTCGCGACCAGGAGTCTTGGATCTCCCGGAAAACCGGCCTGGTCATCGATCCGTACTTCTCGGCCACCAAGATCGCCTGGCTCCTGGATAACGTGGACGGCGCCCGGCGCAAGGCCGAGGCCGGCGAACTGGCGGCGGGGACGGTCGACACCCTCCTGATCCGGCACCTCACCGGAGGCGAGCACCTCACCGACTCCACCAACGCCTCACGCACGCTTCTCATGGACCTTGAAACGGACCAATGGTCCGACGAACTCTGCGAGGTCTTCGGAGTTCCCAGGCGTTTATTGCCCGAAATTCGTCCCAGCGCGGGTGATTTCGGCCGGACCAAGGGCCTGGATTACCTCCCCGACGGCATCCCGATCACGGGCGTCGCCGGCGACCAGCAGTCCTCGCTCATGGGCCAGGGCTGCGTCCGAGAGGGCCAGGCCAAGTGCACTTACGGCACGGGAGCCTTCCTGCTGGCTCATACAGGCTCGCGGATTATCCCCTCGGCCCACGGCCTGTTGACCACCCGAGCGGCCACGATCCGCGACGAACCTGCCCAGTACGCCCTGGAGGGGAGCGTCTTTATCGCCGGCGCCGCCGTGCAGTGGTTCCGAGACGGGCTCAAGGTCATCCACTCCGCTCCCGAGATCGGCGATCTGGCCCTGAAGGGCGACCCGGAGAGCGAGGTCGTTTTCGTCCCGGCGTTCACCGGACTGGGCTCACCCCACTGGCAGCCCGCGGCGCGAGGGACGCTCTACGGCCTCACCCGCGCGACGACCCTGGCCGACATCGCCCGGGCCGCGCTGGAGGGCGTTGCCTTCCAGGTCGCCGACCTTATCAAGGCGATCGAGGAAGACCTCAAAGAGAAGCTGCCCGGTCTGAACGTCGACGGCGGGATGTCACGTTCGGACGCCTTCCTCGGCTTCCAGGCCGACGTCCTCGGCCGGCCGGTTCGCCGTAGCCCGGAGACCGAGTCAACGGCTCTGGGGGCAGCTCTTCTGGCGGGCCTGGGCGCCGGAGTTTGGCCCGACCGCGAGGCCGCGCTCGCGTTGCTTGCCTCCGGCGGCAAGACGTTCGATCCCACTCGCGACGACAAGTGGCGGAATAAGGCCCTGGAGCGCTGGCGGAAAGCTGTCGCGACGACCCGCGAGCACTATACGCTGGGAGCCGACTGA
- a CDS encoding MBL fold metallo-hydrolase: MIRLADDLELLRGFPPYAFNVYLMGGVLVDAGPRQAVRRILRQLQGRTIHAHALTHAHPDHQGASRAVCETFGVPLWCSEADAEAAETEGLIMARMPPHWLSRAVGPYWTGPPYPVARRLREGDEVGGFRVIETPGHTAGHISFWRESDRTLVLGDVVSNIHIYTGLPMLREPERFFSLDPMENRRSAKRLAELEPRLIAFGHGPPLRNPRKFAAFAARLSV, from the coding sequence ATGATCCGTCTGGCCGACGACCTGGAGCTTCTCCGCGGGTTCCCGCCGTACGCGTTCAACGTGTACCTGATGGGGGGAGTCCTCGTCGACGCCGGCCCGAGGCAGGCCGTTCGGCGGATTTTGCGGCAACTCCAGGGACGGACGATCCACGCCCATGCGTTGACGCACGCGCACCCCGACCACCAGGGAGCCAGCCGCGCGGTCTGCGAGACCTTCGGGGTCCCGCTCTGGTGCAGCGAGGCCGACGCCGAGGCCGCCGAGACCGAGGGGCTCATCATGGCACGGATGCCCCCCCACTGGCTGAGCCGGGCCGTCGGTCCCTACTGGACCGGCCCGCCCTATCCCGTGGCTCGAAGACTCCGCGAGGGGGACGAGGTGGGGGGATTCAGGGTCATCGAGACGCCCGGACATACGGCCGGCCACATCTCCTTCTGGCGCGAGTCCGACCGGACGCTCGTTCTGGGAGACGTCGTCTCGAACATCCACATCTACACCGGTCTACCGATGCTCCGCGAGCCCGAGCGATTCTTCTCGCTGGACCCCATGGAGAATCGGAGGTCGGCGAAGCGGTTGGCCGAGTTGGAGCCGCGATTGATCGCATTCGGACACGGACCGCCATTACGTAATCCGCGAAAATTCGCGGCCTTCGCAGCTCGACTTTCCGTTTGA
- a CDS encoding sugar phosphate isomerase/epimerase family protein yields MFVACSTLCFANEPLESALRHIAELEFDKYELAVVEGGRHLRPSEVGEDPESALLGLKRGPALIPSSLYMDFGPVDWSDPVQKKRFDNHCRFAKGLSVAVLTLTAAPAGTPFEQEVKRLTALSATAMREGLVLAMLTHREAITGDPVAALRLCKAVPGLALTLDPSHFIGGGVKESDVDQLFPYVQNTHLRDTGKNAGEFQVRIGQGQIEYARIANLLNRAGYNRALTVAILDLPENNFDREVEVRKLRLLLETLL; encoded by the coding sequence TTGTTCGTAGCCTGCAGCACCCTTTGCTTTGCGAACGAGCCTCTGGAATCGGCGCTTCGCCACATCGCCGAACTGGAGTTCGACAAGTATGAGTTGGCCGTCGTCGAGGGCGGCCGCCACCTCAGGCCCTCTGAGGTCGGCGAGGATCCCGAGTCGGCTCTGCTCGGACTCAAGCGCGGGCCGGCGCTGATTCCGTCGTCGCTTTATATGGACTTCGGGCCGGTCGATTGGTCCGACCCGGTCCAGAAGAAGCGGTTCGACAACCACTGCCGGTTTGCCAAAGGGCTGAGCGTCGCGGTCCTCACGCTGACCGCCGCGCCGGCGGGGACGCCCTTCGAGCAAGAAGTGAAGCGGTTGACGGCCCTGTCCGCCACCGCGATGCGCGAGGGCCTCGTCCTCGCGATGCTGACCCACCGCGAAGCGATCACGGGCGACCCCGTGGCCGCCCTCCGACTCTGCAAGGCCGTCCCAGGCCTGGCCCTGACTCTCGACCCCAGCCATTTCATCGGCGGGGGCGTGAAAGAATCCGACGTCGACCAGCTTTTCCCGTATGTCCAGAACACGCATCTGCGCGACACGGGGAAGAACGCGGGCGAATTCCAGGTTCGGATCGGCCAGGGGCAGATCGAGTACGCCCGGATCGCCAACCTCCTCAATCGCGCCGGGTATAATCGGGCGCTGACGGTCGCGATCCTGGACCTGCCCGAGAACAACTTCGACCGCGAGGTCGAGGTTCGGAAACTGAGGCTGCTGCTCGAAACCCTCCTCTGA
- a CDS encoding PQQ-dependent sugar dehydrogenase, producing the protein MTTRLRHALSVSLGLLTAAPAVHAQQAPAVLTGKAAQGDWTTDAPGVRRKITVDDLAPPFDTESAQNHPRVVKQPEGAWPKAPEGFEVTKFATDLKQPRVIVTAPNGDFFVAESAAGRVHVFRDADGDGKPEASETFAADLKRPFGIAFYPLGAEPKYVYVANTDSVVRFPYANGDLKATGPAQVIVESIPSGNEKVGGGGHWTRDLQFSPDGKTLFVSVGSRSNVTDDASETRRADILAFDPEGKNERIYAWGIRNPVGLAIDPATGKLWTSVNERDGLGDDLVPDYITHVEEGGFYGWPWYYISGSNQDPRHKGKRPELKSKVIVPDVLVQAHSASLDLTFYDGASFPDAYKGDIFASEHGSWNRARRTGYKVIRVPLEKGVSSGVYEDFLVGFVTPDGNVWGRPVGVAVAKDGSLMVTDDASGTVWRVAYVGKK; encoded by the coding sequence ATGACGACCCGCCTCAGACACGCCCTCTCGGTCTCCCTCGGCCTTCTGACGGCCGCTCCCGCCGTTCACGCTCAGCAGGCCCCGGCCGTTCTCACGGGCAAGGCCGCCCAGGGAGACTGGACGACCGACGCTCCCGGCGTCCGCCGCAAGATCACGGTGGACGACCTCGCCCCGCCGTTCGACACGGAGTCCGCCCAGAACCACCCCCGGGTCGTGAAGCAGCCGGAAGGCGCCTGGCCGAAGGCTCCGGAAGGGTTCGAGGTTACGAAGTTCGCCACGGATCTGAAGCAGCCTCGGGTGATCGTGACCGCTCCCAACGGCGACTTCTTCGTCGCCGAGAGCGCCGCCGGTCGCGTGCATGTCTTCCGCGACGCCGACGGCGACGGCAAGCCCGAGGCTTCGGAGACTTTCGCCGCCGACCTGAAGCGGCCGTTCGGCATCGCCTTCTATCCGCTGGGCGCCGAGCCGAAGTACGTCTACGTCGCCAACACGGATTCGGTCGTCCGCTTCCCATACGCGAACGGCGACCTCAAGGCCACCGGCCCGGCGCAGGTGATCGTCGAAAGCATCCCCTCCGGCAACGAGAAGGTCGGCGGCGGCGGCCACTGGACCCGCGACCTTCAGTTCTCGCCCGACGGCAAGACCCTGTTCGTCTCGGTCGGCTCGCGGTCGAACGTCACCGACGACGCCTCCGAAACGCGCCGCGCCGACATCCTCGCCTTCGACCCTGAGGGCAAGAACGAGCGGATTTACGCCTGGGGCATCCGCAACCCGGTCGGCCTGGCGATCGATCCCGCGACCGGCAAGCTCTGGACGTCGGTCAACGAGCGCGACGGCCTCGGCGACGACCTCGTCCCCGACTACATCACCCACGTCGAGGAAGGCGGCTTCTATGGATGGCCGTGGTACTACATCTCCGGTTCCAACCAGGATCCTCGCCACAAGGGGAAGCGGCCCGAGCTGAAGTCCAAGGTCATCGTCCCCGACGTCCTCGTGCAGGCGCACTCGGCGTCGCTGGACCTGACCTTCTACGACGGCGCTTCGTTCCCCGATGCGTACAAGGGCGACATTTTCGCCTCCGAACACGGCTCCTGGAACCGCGCCCGACGCACGGGTTACAAGGTGATCCGCGTTCCCCTCGAAAAGGGCGTCTCCAGCGGCGTCTACGAGGACTTCCTGGTCGGTTTCGTCACGCCCGACGGCAACGTCTGGGGTCGGCCGGTCGGAGTCGCCGTGGCGAAGGACGGCTCTCTCATGGTGACCGACGATGCTTCGGGGACCGTGTGGAGGGTCGCCTATGTGGGTAAGAAGTAA
- a CDS encoding DUF1559 domain-containing protein, with protein sequence MWVRSKSVGRLRRAFTLIELLVVIAIIAVLIALLLPAVQAAREAARRMQCVNNLKQIGIALHNYHGALGGFPVGFLSPSGPVPATTSVSQYRWSALAQLSPFLEQQAIFQALNFDYAIAYKPAGGALFWPFHPVNSTAMGTRVALFLCPSDGAPAPADDSGPTNYAFCSGDGSNGGEATGANGLFILGPSLAFRDVLDGSSNTAAVAEHLLGTPGPYSQTTPTPLPAQPARASARAAAPLDDASCAAAPLGWLFNKGAGWWDGNYLNTLYNHHEPPNSKRPDCITYHNPGWTAARSMHPGGANVLYADGHSAFATDGINPAAWRAASTRAGGEVVSGAF encoded by the coding sequence ATGTGGGTAAGAAGTAAGTCGGTCGGGCGGCTGCGGCGAGCTTTCACGTTGATCGAGTTGCTCGTCGTGATCGCGATCATCGCTGTGCTGATCGCGCTGCTCCTCCCGGCGGTTCAGGCCGCCCGGGAGGCCGCTCGGCGGATGCAGTGCGTCAACAATCTGAAGCAGATCGGGATCGCCCTGCACAATTACCACGGTGCGTTGGGCGGCTTCCCGGTCGGCTTCTTGTCGCCGTCCGGGCCGGTGCCGGCGACCACTTCGGTTTCCCAGTATCGCTGGTCGGCCCTGGCGCAGCTGTCTCCATTCCTGGAGCAACAGGCGATTTTCCAGGCCCTGAATTTCGACTACGCGATCGCCTACAAGCCGGCCGGCGGAGCGCTCTTCTGGCCGTTCCACCCCGTCAACTCCACGGCGATGGGGACTCGCGTCGCCCTGTTCCTCTGCCCGAGCGACGGCGCGCCGGCGCCGGCCGACGACTCGGGGCCGACCAATTACGCATTCTGCAGCGGCGACGGCTCGAACGGCGGCGAGGCGACCGGAGCGAACGGCCTCTTTATCCTGGGACCCTCGCTCGCTTTCCGTGACGTCCTCGATGGTTCGAGCAACACCGCCGCGGTCGCCGAGCATCTCCTCGGAACTCCCGGTCCCTATTCGCAGACGACGCCGACGCCGCTCCCGGCCCAGCCCGCTCGCGCATCGGCCCGAGCGGCGGCTCCCCTCGACGATGCTTCCTGTGCGGCAGCGCCTCTCGGATGGTTATTCAACAAAGGGGCGGGCTGGTGGGACGGGAACTACTTGAACACCCTCTATAATCATCACGAGCCGCCCAACAGTAAGCGGCCCGACTGCATCACGTACCACAACCCCGGCTGGACGGCCGCCAGGAGCATGCATCCCGGCGGCGCGAACGTCCTCTACGCCGACGGACACTCTGCCTTCGCGACCGACGGGATCAATCCGGCGGCCTGGCGGGCCGCGTCCACGAGGGCGGGTGGGGAAGTCGTCTCGGGCGCGTTCTAA
- a CDS encoding MFS transporter has protein sequence MDGMAVEQEASPTPPAVVHDPAATVATGEDQAAQRRRELMLVLMLASVQFTSIVDFMVVMPLGPELERVLGLNEAQFGRVVAAYTVAAGLAGFAASFVMDRFGRKSAFLTLYAGFLLGTLLCGLAWSYPTLVAARLATGTFGGILGGLALAIVGDVVPESRRGWATGMLMTAFAVASVVGVPVGLDLGLRFGWQAPFLVLAALGTPILFVAMRVLPPLRGHIHRGEPVSLARKTVEMFGHANHLRAFALTVAVMFGGFTVIPFISVYLVRNAGISQSQLKWIFVSGGVLTLFGAPLIGRAADHFGKLPVFRVVASAAMVMLIAITNLPHVSILVAASVFGLLMLCNAGRMVPAMAMITASVEPSKRGGFMSANAAVQHLAAGVAADFAGSWILGKAADGSLLHFDRVGYFAAACTLGSLWLAGRLRPAKATRPSSEVQSAPSV, from the coding sequence ATGGATGGCATGGCCGTCGAGCAGGAAGCAAGTCCGACACCTCCGGCGGTCGTTCACGATCCCGCCGCAACCGTAGCGACCGGAGAGGACCAGGCCGCCCAACGACGTCGCGAGTTGATGTTGGTCTTGATGCTGGCCTCGGTCCAGTTCACCAGCATCGTCGATTTCATGGTCGTCATGCCCCTCGGGCCGGAGTTGGAGCGTGTTCTGGGGCTCAATGAAGCCCAGTTCGGCCGGGTCGTCGCCGCATACACGGTGGCGGCGGGACTCGCCGGTTTCGCGGCCTCGTTCGTGATGGATCGCTTCGGCCGTAAGTCGGCGTTCCTCACGCTCTACGCCGGCTTCTTGCTGGGAACCTTGCTCTGCGGCCTGGCCTGGAGCTATCCGACGCTCGTCGCCGCTCGACTGGCGACGGGGACGTTCGGCGGGATCCTCGGTGGGCTGGCGTTGGCGATCGTCGGCGACGTCGTGCCCGAGAGCCGTCGAGGCTGGGCGACGGGGATGCTGATGACGGCTTTCGCAGTCGCCTCGGTCGTTGGGGTGCCCGTAGGCCTGGACCTGGGGCTTCGCTTCGGCTGGCAGGCGCCGTTCCTCGTCCTGGCCGCTCTCGGCACCCCGATTCTCTTCGTGGCGATGCGGGTTTTGCCGCCGCTTCGAGGACACATCCACCGTGGCGAACCCGTGTCGCTCGCGCGCAAGACCGTGGAGATGTTTGGCCACGCGAACCATCTGCGGGCGTTTGCACTGACGGTCGCGGTAATGTTCGGCGGATTCACAGTGATCCCCTTCATCAGCGTTTACCTGGTCCGCAATGCGGGGATCAGCCAGTCGCAGTTGAAGTGGATCTTCGTTTCGGGCGGGGTGTTGACGCTTTTCGGCGCCCCCTTGATCGGCCGCGCAGCCGACCATTTCGGCAAGCTGCCGGTCTTTCGCGTGGTCGCGTCGGCGGCGATGGTCATGCTGATCGCGATCACGAACCTGCCGCACGTCTCCATCCTGGTTGCGGCGTCGGTATTTGGCCTGCTGATGCTTTGCAACGCAGGCCGGATGGTGCCGGCCATGGCGATGATCACGGCCAGCGTCGAACCCTCGAAGCGCGGCGGCTTCATGAGCGCGAATGCGGCCGTCCAGCACCTGGCGGCTGGAGTCGCGGCCGACTTCGCGGGTTCCTGGATCCTGGGCAAGGCGGCCGACGGCTCGCTGCTGCACTTCGACCGCGTCGGCTATTTCGCGGCAGCCTGCACGCTCGGGAGCCTCTGGCTGGCCGGCCGCCTTCGTCCAGCGAAGGCGACGCGGCCGTCCTCTGAGGTTCAGTCGGCTCCCAGCGTATAG
- a CDS encoding glycosyltransferase family 39 protein, translating to MKRGERWLAGLVATAILARAAAVLVLQSHHVPRSTYEHGEIAASLVAGRGFSMHFLGADGPTSQQAPMYPLIVAAAYAVGGVDQPQALLILELGQALLGGLMVLGVFRLARWISPDRPAVAWWGAAVAAFHPTLVYAATHVQVALLAATLVVWTLVWATRLAETRRTRDAVGCGLLLAICALTDPILSLVGLGVLAALFLTNAATNRRPVWRLSAVVIVSAALGITPWVIRNAYIHGEFVPIKSTFGYAFWQGNCAISEGTDKVVRTSVENVMNDARQTGDLASYNQTIWKARHTAGYIDDIALTKEDRRWLGTLPEPERSRVLLRRAIDDIRRDPARYAGLCLRRFRAFWLFDETNPRSRVLVYRASHLALTGLALLGLATAGPGMRRRFIPLIATAAAISLFHALTIVSARFHIPIEPLMAVWAGVGMTWLMETIAILSPRRSEMTPGRLEHVRVIGRLG from the coding sequence GTGAAGCGAGGAGAGCGATGGCTCGCGGGTCTGGTTGCAACGGCGATCCTCGCGCGGGCCGCCGCTGTACTCGTGCTCCAGAGCCACCACGTCCCGAGATCGACCTACGAGCACGGCGAAATCGCCGCGTCGCTCGTCGCCGGGCGGGGTTTCTCGATGCACTTCCTCGGCGCCGACGGACCGACTTCACAGCAGGCGCCGATGTATCCCTTGATCGTCGCGGCGGCCTACGCTGTCGGCGGGGTCGATCAGCCGCAGGCGCTGCTGATCCTGGAGTTGGGTCAGGCGCTCCTGGGCGGGTTGATGGTCCTGGGCGTCTTTCGACTCGCCAGATGGATCTCGCCTGATCGACCGGCCGTCGCCTGGTGGGGGGCGGCCGTCGCGGCGTTCCACCCCACGCTCGTCTACGCAGCCACGCACGTTCAGGTCGCCTTGCTCGCCGCGACGCTCGTCGTCTGGACGCTCGTCTGGGCCACGCGTCTCGCAGAGACGAGACGCACGCGCGACGCCGTCGGGTGCGGATTGCTGCTGGCGATCTGCGCGCTGACCGACCCGATTCTGAGCCTCGTCGGCCTCGGCGTTTTGGCGGCGCTCTTCCTCACGAACGCGGCGACAAACCGACGGCCAGTCTGGCGTCTCAGCGCCGTCGTCATCGTGTCCGCTGCTCTTGGAATCACGCCCTGGGTCATCCGAAACGCATACATCCACGGGGAGTTCGTCCCCATCAAGAGCACGTTCGGTTATGCCTTCTGGCAGGGCAACTGCGCCATCAGCGAAGGGACCGACAAGGTCGTCCGTACCTCAGTCGAGAACGTTATGAACGACGCTCGCCAGACCGGCGATCTTGCGTCGTACAACCAGACGATCTGGAAGGCTCGCCATACCGCCGGCTACATCGACGACATTGCGCTGACGAAGGAGGATCGCCGATGGCTGGGGACGCTTCCCGAGCCCGAGCGTTCCCGCGTCCTTCTGCGACGAGCGATCGATGACATTCGTCGCGACCCCGCTCGATACGCCGGGCTCTGCCTCAGGCGATTCCGCGCGTTTTGGCTGTTCGACGAGACCAATCCTCGGTCCAGAGTCCTCGTCTACCGCGCGTCGCACCTGGCCCTGACGGGCTTGGCCCTGCTCGGCCTGGCCACCGCCGGACCAGGAATGCGGCGGCGGTTCATCCCGCTGATCGCGACGGCAGCCGCGATCAGCCTGTTCCACGCGCTGACGATCGTCTCCGCCCGGTTCCACATCCCGATCGAGCCGCTGATGGCCGTCTGGGCGGGCGTGGGGATGACCTGGTTGATGGAGACGATCGCGATTCTCAGTCCGCGGCGTTCAGAAATGACGCCCGGCAGGCTCGAACATGTCCGGGTCATAGGCCGGCTTGGTTGA
- the ppdK gene encoding pyruvate, phosphate dikinase: MSTSKSKYVYSFGGGKAEGRSDMKELLGGKGANLAEMSSIGIPVPPGFTITTEVCHEYYEGGKKLPEAVKPQVEEALLHVEKIAGKKFGDPKDPLLVSVRSGAALSMPGMMNTILNLGLNDESVEGLAAKTDNPRFAYDGYRRLIDMFGSTAMGVDHEHFEHELTALKKEKNVKLDTDLSAADLKELVKRYKAVYSKHVGEGFPQDPKDQLWKAIMAVFNSWMGNKAVQYRRIERITGLKGTAVNVQAMVFGNTGGDSGTGVAFTRDPNTGEDVFYGDYLINAQGEDVVAGIRTPEPISKLHEEMPKVYGQLMDIRKKLETHYKEMQDIEFTVEKGTLYMLQTRTGKRTGSSAVRIAVEMVKEGLIDEKTALKRVNPDSLNHLLLPQLDPKSKVKAVATGIAASPGAACGKVILSADAAVAHHEAHPNDAILLVRKETSPEDVAGMHLAKGILTATGGKASHAAVVARGWGKPCVVGCDAIHIDEKKGQITIGDQVVKVGDYLTINGTNGDVMVGQVPTVDPSISGHFAELMGWADKTRTLKVRTNADAPADAKKAREFGAEGIGLCRTEHMFFEGQRIVDMRKMILADDTAGREKALSALEPYQREDFVGIFEAMDGLPVTIRLLDPPLHEFLPHDEAGQSEVAKQLGIPVEKVKRRVEQLHEANPMLGLRGCRLPIKFPEIGDMQVRAILEAAIEVKKKGKSVLPEIMIPLVGTVEELAILKKRALAVAEQVFKKHGTKVEFLIGTMIEIPRAALTADQIAEEAEFFSFGTNDLTQLTFGFSRDDIGSFMPAYVDQKILPVDPFQTLDQKGVGQLVEVGTQRGRKARKEKHDQHLKVGICGEHGGDPESVVFCHKVGMDYVSCSPFRVPIARLAAAQAALGNVSRDK, from the coding sequence ATGTCCACGTCCAAGTCCAAGTACGTCTATTCCTTCGGCGGCGGCAAGGCCGAGGGGCGCTCCGACATGAAGGAGCTGCTCGGCGGCAAGGGCGCGAATCTCGCCGAGATGAGTTCGATCGGCATCCCCGTTCCTCCCGGCTTCACGATCACCACCGAGGTCTGCCACGAGTATTACGAGGGGGGCAAGAAGCTCCCCGAGGCCGTCAAGCCTCAGGTCGAGGAAGCCCTCCTGCACGTGGAGAAGATCGCCGGCAAGAAGTTCGGCGACCCGAAGGATCCCCTCCTGGTCAGCGTTCGTTCCGGCGCCGCGCTGTCGATGCCGGGCATGATGAACACGATCCTCAACCTGGGCCTCAACGACGAGTCCGTCGAGGGTCTGGCCGCCAAGACCGACAACCCCCGGTTCGCCTACGACGGCTACCGCCGCCTCATCGACATGTTCGGCTCGACGGCCATGGGCGTCGACCACGAGCACTTCGAGCACGAACTGACGGCTCTCAAGAAAGAGAAGAACGTCAAGCTCGACACCGACCTTTCTGCCGCCGACCTCAAGGAACTGGTCAAGCGGTACAAGGCGGTCTACTCCAAGCACGTCGGCGAAGGCTTCCCGCAGGATCCCAAGGACCAGTTGTGGAAGGCCATCATGGCCGTCTTCAACAGCTGGATGGGGAACAAGGCGGTCCAGTACCGCCGGATCGAGCGGATCACCGGCCTGAAGGGGACGGCGGTCAACGTTCAGGCAATGGTCTTCGGCAACACGGGCGGCGACTCCGGCACCGGCGTCGCCTTTACCCGCGACCCGAACACCGGCGAGGACGTCTTTTACGGCGACTACCTCATCAACGCCCAGGGCGAGGACGTGGTGGCCGGCATCCGGACGCCTGAGCCGATCTCCAAGCTGCACGAGGAGATGCCCAAGGTCTACGGCCAGCTGATGGACATCCGCAAGAAGCTGGAGACCCACTACAAGGAGATGCAGGACATCGAGTTCACTGTCGAGAAGGGCACCCTGTACATGCTGCAGACCCGGACCGGCAAGCGGACCGGGTCGTCGGCTGTGCGGATCGCCGTCGAGATGGTGAAGGAAGGGCTGATCGACGAGAAGACCGCTCTGAAGCGGGTCAACCCGGACAGCCTGAACCACCTGCTGCTCCCGCAGCTCGACCCCAAGTCGAAGGTCAAGGCCGTCGCCACCGGCATCGCGGCCAGCCCGGGCGCCGCTTGCGGCAAGGTCATTCTCTCGGCCGATGCGGCCGTGGCCCATCATGAGGCCCACCCGAACGACGCCATCCTCCTGGTCCGCAAGGAAACCAGCCCCGAGGACGTCGCCGGCATGCACCTGGCCAAGGGCATCCTGACGGCCACCGGCGGCAAGGCCAGCCACGCGGCGGTCGTCGCCCGCGGCTGGGGCAAGCCCTGCGTCGTCGGCTGCGACGCCATCCACATCGACGAGAAGAAGGGCCAGATCACCATCGGCGATCAGGTCGTCAAGGTCGGCGACTACCTGACGATCAACGGCACCAACGGCGACGTCATGGTCGGCCAGGTTCCGACCGTCGACCCCAGCATCTCCGGCCACTTCGCCGAGCTGATGGGCTGGGCCGACAAGACGCGGACCCTCAAGGTCCGCACCAACGCCGACGCCCCGGCCGACGCCAAGAAGGCCCGCGAGTTCGGCGCCGAAGGCATCGGCCTCTGCCGCACCGAGCACATGTTCTTCGAAGGCCAGCGCATCGTCGACATGAGGAAGATGATCCTCGCCGACGACACCGCCGGTCGCGAGAAGGCCCTCTCCGCTCTGGAACCCTACCAGCGCGAGGACTTCGTCGGCATCTTCGAGGCGATGGACGGCCTGCCGGTCACCATCCGCCTCCTCGACCCGCCGCTCCACGAGTTCCTCCCCCACGACGAGGCCGGCCAGTCCGAAGTCGCAAAGCAGCTCGGCATCCCCGTCGAGAAGGTCAAGCGCCGCGTGGAGCAGCTCCACGAAGCCAACCCGATGCTCGGCCTCCGCGGCTGCCGTCTGCCGATCAAGTTCCCCGAGATCGGCGACATGCAGGTCCGCGCCATCCTCGAAGCCGCCATCGAGGTCAAGAAGAAGGGCAAGAGCGTCCTGCCCGAAATCATGATCCCGCTCGTCGGCACCGTTGAGGAGCTGGCGATTTTGAAGAAGAGGGCGCTCGCCGTCGCCGAGCAGGTCTTCAAGAAGCACGGGACCAAGGTCGAGTTCCTCATCGGGACCATGATCGAAATCCCCCGCGCCGCCCTCACGGCCGACCAGATCGCCGAGGAGGCCGAGTTCTTCTCCTTCGGCACGAACGACCTGACGCAGCTCACCTTCGGGTTCAGCCGCGACGACATCGGCTCGTTCATGCCGGCCTACGTCGACCAGAAGATCCTCCCGGTCGACCCGTTCCAGACGCTCGACCAGAAGGGCGTCGGCCAGCTCGTCGAGGTGGGGACGCAGCGGGGACGCAAGGCTCGCAAGGAGAAGCACGACCAGCACCTGAAGGTCGGCATCTGCGGCGAGCACGGCGGCGATCCCGAGAGCGTCGTCTTCTGCCATAAGGTCGGCATGGACTACGTCTCGTGCTCGCCGTTCCGCGTGCCCATCGCCCGCCTCGCCGCGGCGCAGGCCGCCCTCGGCAACGTCTCGCGCGACAAGTGA